In Manis pentadactyla isolate mManPen7 chromosome 3, mManPen7.hap1, whole genome shotgun sequence, a single window of DNA contains:
- the CDK9 gene encoding cyclin-dependent kinase 9, whose translation MQRDAPPRAPAPAPRLSAPPIGAAASSGGGGGGGGGGGGGGGGASAAPAPPGLPGTTSPRGPGGGRRTEEAGSAPRGRKWPWRRKWRGRGGAWSAAAGPGAGAGAAAAAAGGGGGALEAAMAKQYDSVECPFCDEVTKYEKLAKIGQGTFGEVFKAKHRKTGKKVALKKVLMENEKEGFPITALREIKILQLLKHENVVNLIEICRTKASPYNRCKGSIYLVFDFCEHDLAGLLSNVLVKFTLSEIKKVMQMLLNGLYYIHRNKILHRDMKAANVLITRDGVLKLADFGLARAFSLAKNSQPNRYTNRVVTLWYRPPELLLGERDYGPPIDLWGAGCIMAEMWTRSPIMQGNTEQHQLALISQLCGSITPEVWPNVDKYELFEKLDLVKGQKRKVKDRLKAYVRDPYALDLIDKLLVLDPAQRIDSDDALNHDFFWCDPMPSDLKGMLSTHLTSMFEYLAPPRRKGSQITQQSTNQSRNPATTNQTEFERVF comes from the exons ATGCAGCGAGACGCACCGCCCCGAGCCCCAGCTCCGGCGCCCCGGCTCTCCGCGCCCCCGATCGGGGCCGCCGCCAGTAGTGGTGGCGGCGGaggcgggggcggcggcggcggcggcggcggcggaggcgcCTCTGCAGCTCCGGCTCCTCCTGGCCTCCCGGGAACTACAAGTCCCAGGGGGCCTGGCGGCGGGCGGCGGACGGAAGAGGCGGGGTCGGCACCGCGAGGCCGGAAGTGGCCGTGGAGGCGGAAGTGGCGCGGCCGCGGAGGGGCTTGGAGCGCGGCGGCTGGGCCCGGCGCGGGAGCGggagcagcggcggcggcggctggcgGTGGCGGCGGCGCTCTGGAGGCGGCCATGGCAAAACAATACGATTCAGTGGAGTGCCCTTTCTGTGATGAGGTCACCAAATATGAGAAGCTTGCTAAGATCGGCCAGGGCACTTTCGG GGAGGTGTTTAAGGCAAAGCACCGCAAGACGGGCAAAAAGGTGGCTCTGAAGAAGGTGCTGATGGAGAACGAGAAGGAGGGG TTCCCCATTACTGCCTTGCGGGAAATCAAGATTCTCCAGCTTCTAAAACACGAGAATGTGGTCAACTTGATTGAGATTTGCCGAACTAAAG CTTCCCCCTATAACCGCTGCAAAGGCAGTATATACCTGGTGTTTGACTTCTGCGAGCATGACCTTGCTGGGCTGCTGAGCAACGTCTTAGTCAAGTTCACGTTGTCTGAGATCAAGAAGGTCATGCAGATGTTGCTCAATGGCCTCTACTACATCCACAGGAATAAG ATTCTGCACAGGGACATGAAGGCGGCTAATGTGCTCATCACCCGAGATGGGGTTCTGAAGCTGGCGGACTTTGGGCTGGCCCGGGCCTTTAGCTTGGCCAAGAACAGCCAGCCCAACCGCTATACCAACCGTGTGGTGACACTCTGGTACCGGCCCCCGGAGCTGTTGCTTG GGGAGCGGGACTACGGCCCCCCCATTGACCTGTGGGGTGCTGGGTGCATCATGGCAGAGATGTGGACCCGCAGCCCTATCATGCAGGGCAACACGGAGCAGCACCAGCTTGCCCTCATCAGCCAGCTCTGTGGCTCCATCACTCCTGAG GTGTGGCCAAATGTGGACAAGTATGAGCTGTTTGAGAAACTGGACCTGGTCAAGGGCCAGAAGCGGAAGGTGAAGGACAGGCTGAAGGCCTATGTGCGTGACCCCTATGCGCTGGACCTCATTGACAAGTTGCTGGTGCTGGATCCGGCACAGCGCATTGACAGCGATGACGCCCTCAACCATGACTTCTTTTGGTGTGACCCCATGCCCTCAGACCTCAAGGGCATGCTGTCCACCCACCTGACGTCCATGTTCGAGTACCTGGCGCCGCCACGCCGGAAGGGCAGCCAGATTACTCAGCAGTCCACCAACCAGAGCCGCAATCCTGCCACTACCAACCAGACAGAGTTTGAGCGTGTCTTTTGA